From Spirosoma aerolatum, one genomic window encodes:
- a CDS encoding BrxA/BrxB family bacilliredoxin → MYPPHLLVPMREDLTSVGFEELTTPAEVDAAMTDQQGTALVMVNSVCGCAAGAARPGVKAALAVSAVKPDHLYTVFAGGDVDATARMREYLLPYPPSSPAIAIFKDGELVHFIERHHIEGRSAQMIAQHLEMALEEFCSPANA, encoded by the coding sequence ATGTATCCTCCTCATTTGCTTGTCCCTATGCGGGAAGACCTGACCAGCGTTGGGTTTGAAGAATTAACCACTCCAGCCGAAGTTGATGCCGCTATGACCGATCAGCAAGGTACGGCTTTAGTGATGGTAAACTCCGTATGTGGCTGTGCAGCCGGTGCCGCTCGTCCGGGGGTTAAAGCCGCTTTAGCCGTCAGTGCGGTTAAGCCGGATCACCTGTATACGGTTTTTGCGGGTGGCGACGTCGATGCCACAGCCCGGATGCGCGAGTATCTGCTGCCTTATCCGCCATCGTCCCCTGCGATTGCCATTTTTAAAGACGGCGAACTGGTTCACTTTATTGAGCGGCACCATATTGAAGGACGTTCGGCACAAATGATTGCCCAACATCTCGAAATGGCTCTCGAAGAGTTCTGCTCTCCTGCCAATGCATAA
- a CDS encoding EboA domain-containing protein — MNSLQMSQTLFYLIEQQPNSEKAVTYLRQQVDAFHANPQVATFYRVFTAMPRFVGKQPIEVPDDIAFSLERIRPGFTVAGWTLDRLARVWWLLQLPADDQTTYLKTITELFKAGELNELVALYSALPVLAYPEGWQFQATEGVRNNIGDVQSAIMLQNPYPAEYLDELAWNQLVMKAFFTDKDITQIMGLQKRKNTRLTHILTDYAAERRAAGRSLPANIELLLD, encoded by the coding sequence ATGAATAGTCTCCAGATGAGCCAGACGCTGTTTTATCTGATCGAACAGCAGCCAAATTCCGAAAAAGCCGTTACCTATTTGCGGCAGCAGGTCGATGCCTTCCATGCCAATCCACAGGTTGCCACGTTTTACCGCGTCTTTACGGCCATGCCACGCTTTGTTGGTAAGCAACCCATTGAGGTGCCAGACGACATCGCCTTTTCGCTGGAACGAATTCGGCCGGGATTTACCGTTGCTGGCTGGACACTTGATCGACTGGCACGGGTATGGTGGCTGCTTCAGCTACCCGCCGACGACCAGACCACCTATTTGAAGACGATCACGGAGCTTTTCAAAGCGGGTGAACTCAATGAATTAGTAGCGCTTTATTCGGCATTGCCTGTGCTGGCCTACCCCGAAGGCTGGCAGTTTCAGGCTACGGAAGGGGTTCGGAATAACATCGGCGATGTGCAGTCAGCGATTATGCTGCAAAATCCATATCCTGCCGAGTATCTGGATGAACTGGCCTGGAATCAGCTCGTGATGAAGGCGTTCTTTACCGACAAAGATATTACCCAAATCATGGGTTTACAAAAACGTAAAAACACCCGACTGACCCATATTCTGACGGATTATGCCGCTGAACGTCGGGCTGCCGGGCGTAGTCTGCCTGCTAATATTGAGTTATTGTTAGACTAA
- a CDS encoding SufE family protein, which translates to MTINEKQDEIIDEFELFEDQLDKTQYIIDLGKKLPPMPESKKTDENRIMGCQSKVWVDAELKDDRLYFYGDSEPTAQISKGLVGLLIRVLSGEKPEDIANADLYFIPRVGMGNLITSLRAGGLASMIERMKAYGRAYSGQTA; encoded by the coding sequence ATGACCATTAACGAAAAACAGGACGAAATCATTGACGAGTTCGAGTTGTTCGAAGATCAACTCGACAAGACACAATACATCATCGATTTAGGCAAAAAATTGCCACCCATGCCTGAATCGAAAAAAACCGACGAGAACCGAATCATGGGTTGTCAGTCGAAAGTATGGGTGGATGCCGAACTAAAAGACGACCGGCTTTATTTTTATGGGGACAGTGAACCTACCGCCCAGATTTCGAAAGGGCTGGTGGGATTGCTGATTCGGGTATTGTCGGGCGAGAAACCGGAAGACATTGCCAATGCCGACCTGTACTTTATTCCACGAGTTGGCATGGGTAACCTGATCACCTCATTACGGGCTGGCGGGCTGGCCTCGATGATTGAACGAATGAAAGCGTATGGTCGAGCATATTCAGGGCAAACCGCTTAA
- a CDS encoding TatD family hydrolase: protein MDFMDSIKGMSFFDMHVHMTSRTTDDYQAMADAGVVAVIEPAFWLGQPRTGVDSFRDYFASLVGWERFRASQFGIRHYCTIGLNSKEANQEALAEQVMEILPLFIYKEGVVGVGEIGFDDQTAAEEKYYRAQLELAREANLPVQIHTPHRDKKQGTSRSMDIAIEHGIDPSMVIVDHNNEETVREVLDRGFWAGFTIYPFTKMGNERMVEVVKQYGPERIMINSAADWGISDPLAVPKTAALMKQRGISDEAIRLVTFANAVTAFAQSGQLSLEELSQPLGIDQSQRYNGSSVLRGGQAPKVDKESTIIN, encoded by the coding sequence ATGGATTTTATGGATTCCATTAAGGGCATGTCGTTTTTTGATATGCATGTCCACATGACTTCCCGAACAACGGACGATTATCAGGCTATGGCCGATGCGGGTGTTGTAGCCGTCATTGAGCCTGCCTTCTGGTTGGGCCAGCCGCGTACCGGCGTCGACTCGTTTCGGGATTATTTTGCCAGTCTGGTCGGCTGGGAGCGGTTCCGGGCTTCGCAGTTTGGGATTCGCCACTACTGTACCATTGGCCTGAACTCTAAAGAAGCTAATCAGGAAGCCCTGGCCGAACAGGTTATGGAAATTCTGCCACTTTTCATCTATAAGGAGGGCGTCGTGGGCGTTGGTGAAATTGGCTTCGATGACCAGACGGCTGCTGAGGAGAAATACTACCGGGCACAACTCGAACTAGCCAGAGAAGCGAATCTACCTGTGCAGATTCACACCCCGCACCGCGATAAAAAGCAAGGCACCAGCCGCAGTATGGACATTGCCATCGAGCACGGTATCGACCCCAGCATGGTTATCGTCGATCACAATAATGAGGAAACGGTGCGTGAGGTATTGGACCGTGGATTCTGGGCTGGCTTTACCATTTATCCATTTACCAAAATGGGGAACGAACGGATGGTAGAAGTTGTAAAACAGTACGGGCCGGAGCGTATCATGATCAACTCGGCTGCCGACTGGGGCATCAGCGATCCACTGGCGGTTCCCAAAACGGCAGCTTTGATGAAGCAGCGAGGCATCTCGGACGAAGCAATCCGGCTCGTAACCTTTGCGAATGCGGTAACCGCCTTTGCACAAAGTGGCCAACTGAGTCTGGAAGAGCTTTCGCAGCCGCTGGGTATTGACCAAAGCCAACGTTACAATGGTAGTTCCGTGTTGCGCGGTGGGCAAGCCCCAAAAGTCGATAAAGAATCAACGATAATTAACTAA
- a CDS encoding SGNH/GDSL hydrolase family protein, whose product MKKTLLAYLLIFCFNSPALLAQSLSEYTWWNPTQSDIPVIEGQGWSGTARQNAYDRLPTLAEQRVRKEVWSLSHDGAGLMIRFRASTDQVVIRYTVGRKQTALPHMPATGVSGVDLYAVNSDGDYLWCAGKYTFGDTIQYRFTNLEPNDPYHKKGREYRLYLPLYNSVKWLEVGVPKGVTLTPLAVRPDKPIVIYGTSIAQGACASRPGMAWTSILGRKLDRPVINLGFSGNGRLEKEVVDFLPEIDAKLYVLDCLPNLIATVGIKPDTIKARIIQSVKTLRQQRPSTPILLVEHAGYTEGSINPTRKQLYTEVNELMQQVYTQLTNEGTEQLYLLSKSAINLDIDAMVDGTHPTDLGMQQYADAYERIIRPILNEPIGQSSTTKPRTQYRDANKYDWETRHRAIMNRLKSDPPRIVYFGNSITHFWGGEPADVASAGADSWNNVMVPLGVQNLGYGWDRIENVLWRVYHGELDGYTPNQIVVMIGTNNLQLNSDTEIREGLSFLIRAMQTRQPKAEILLVGILPRRQLESRIATLNQQLNQVANKLNVRFIQPGTVFLKPDGTIDETLFGDGLHPNAEGYRQFVAKLQPYLKKTETTKVKK is encoded by the coding sequence ATGAAAAAAACGCTGTTGGCTTACCTACTTATTTTCTGTTTTAACTCACCTGCCCTACTGGCTCAGTCACTATCGGAATACACCTGGTGGAATCCGACTCAGAGCGACATACCCGTGATTGAAGGCCAGGGCTGGTCGGGTACGGCACGGCAAAATGCGTATGACCGACTACCCACCCTGGCCGAACAACGCGTGCGTAAGGAAGTCTGGAGTCTCTCGCACGATGGTGCCGGTTTGATGATCCGGTTTCGGGCCAGCACCGATCAGGTGGTGATACGCTACACCGTCGGTCGTAAGCAAACAGCACTCCCCCATATGCCAGCTACGGGCGTTAGTGGGGTCGATCTATATGCCGTAAACAGCGATGGCGACTATCTGTGGTGTGCCGGAAAATATACCTTTGGCGATACCATCCAGTACCGATTCACCAATCTTGAGCCCAACGACCCATACCATAAGAAAGGTCGGGAATATCGGCTGTACTTGCCGCTTTACAACTCCGTCAAATGGTTAGAGGTGGGTGTACCTAAAGGCGTTACGCTTACGCCCCTGGCTGTTCGGCCTGATAAACCGATTGTCATCTACGGAACGTCCATTGCTCAGGGGGCCTGTGCTTCCCGGCCCGGCATGGCGTGGACATCGATTCTAGGTCGAAAGCTGGACCGTCCTGTTATCAATCTAGGGTTTTCGGGCAATGGTCGGCTGGAAAAAGAAGTGGTTGACTTTCTACCGGAAATTGACGCGAAACTATACGTGCTGGACTGTCTGCCTAACCTCATTGCTACAGTTGGAATAAAACCAGATACCATCAAAGCCCGCATAATTCAATCGGTAAAAACGCTACGACAGCAACGCCCTTCAACGCCTATCTTGCTGGTCGAACACGCGGGTTATACGGAAGGCAGCATCAATCCAACCCGAAAACAACTCTACACCGAGGTCAATGAATTGATGCAGCAAGTTTATACCCAACTCACGAACGAAGGCACAGAACAGCTTTATCTGCTCTCAAAATCAGCCATTAATCTGGACATCGACGCGATGGTGGATGGTACGCATCCGACCGATCTGGGTATGCAGCAATACGCTGATGCCTACGAACGGATTATCCGACCGATTTTGAATGAGCCAATTGGTCAATCGTCAACGACGAAGCCACGCACACAATACCGCGACGCGAATAAATACGATTGGGAAACCCGCCACCGGGCTATTATGAACCGCCTGAAAAGTGATCCACCCCGCATTGTTTACTTCGGTAACTCGATCACCCATTTCTGGGGTGGCGAACCGGCTGATGTGGCGTCGGCTGGTGCGGATAGCTGGAACAACGTCATGGTTCCGTTAGGCGTTCAGAACCTGGGGTATGGCTGGGACCGTATCGAAAACGTATTATGGCGGGTTTATCACGGCGAACTCGACGGATATACCCCGAATCAGATCGTCGTCATGATTGGCACCAACAATCTGCAACTCAACTCCGATACTGAGATTCGTGAGGGCCTGAGCTTCCTGATCCGCGCCATGCAGACCCGACAGCCTAAAGCGGAGATTTTACTGGTTGGCATTTTACCCCGTCGGCAACTGGAATCGCGCATTGCCACGCTCAATCAGCAACTGAATCAGGTTGCCAATAAACTAAATGTCCGGTTTATCCAGCCGGGCACCGTCTTTCTAAAACCCGACGGCACCATCGACGAGACCTTGTTCGGCGACGGGTTACACCCCAACGCCGAAGGTTATCGGCAGTTTGTGGCCAAACTCCAACCGTATCTGAAAAAGACAGAAACTACGAAGGTGAAGAAATGA
- a CDS encoding cysteine desulfurase — MQSALDTPLDIQKIRQDFPILDQQVNGRPLVYFDNAATNQKPLPVIHALTRYYEGYNANIHRGIHHLAEQATAAFEASRRAIQEFLNAKHWQEIIFTYGTTDGINLVAQSYGRHFLKEGDEIIISTMEHHSNIVPWQMLCEEKGCVLKVIPVDDNGELLLDEYEKLLSEKTKFVSCVHVSNALGTINPVKTIIDKAHAVGAVVLIDGAQASSHLELDVQALDADFYVLSAHKLYGPTGMGVLYGKKAILDAMPPYRGGGEMIKEVTFAKTTYADLPYKFEAGTPNIADVVAVKTALEYMAGLGKEAIAAHETDLLHYATEQLMELDGLRIIGQAKQKIGVISFVMEGIHHQDIGVILDQQGIAVRTGHHCTMPLMQRFGIAGTTRASFAVYNTRDEVDRLIQGLRRVQKMML, encoded by the coding sequence ATGCAATCAGCCCTAGATACCCCACTCGACATTCAGAAAATTCGTCAGGACTTTCCGATACTGGATCAGCAGGTCAACGGTCGGCCACTGGTTTACTTCGACAATGCCGCTACGAATCAGAAACCGCTACCCGTCATCCATGCGTTGACACGGTATTATGAAGGCTATAATGCGAATATTCACCGGGGCATTCACCATCTGGCCGAACAGGCTACGGCTGCTTTTGAAGCGTCGCGCCGGGCCATTCAGGAATTTCTGAATGCCAAACACTGGCAGGAGATCATCTTTACCTACGGTACTACCGATGGCATCAACCTGGTTGCCCAGAGCTATGGCCGACATTTCCTCAAGGAAGGCGATGAGATCATTATCTCAACCATGGAACACCACTCCAACATTGTTCCCTGGCAAATGCTTTGTGAAGAAAAGGGTTGCGTCCTGAAGGTGATTCCAGTCGACGATAACGGCGAACTGTTGCTGGATGAATACGAAAAGCTGCTGTCGGAGAAAACGAAGTTTGTATCCTGCGTACACGTATCCAACGCACTGGGAACCATCAACCCCGTCAAAACCATCATCGACAAAGCCCATGCGGTCGGAGCCGTGGTCCTGATCGATGGAGCGCAGGCCAGCTCCCACCTCGAACTTGATGTACAGGCGCTCGATGCCGATTTTTATGTTCTGTCGGCGCATAAACTCTACGGCCCAACGGGTATGGGCGTTTTGTATGGTAAAAAAGCCATTCTGGACGCCATGCCACCGTATCGGGGTGGCGGTGAGATGATTAAGGAGGTGACGTTCGCCAAAACAACCTATGCCGATCTGCCCTATAAGTTTGAAGCAGGTACTCCTAATATTGCCGATGTAGTCGCGGTAAAAACCGCGCTTGAGTATATGGCTGGTTTAGGCAAGGAAGCCATTGCCGCCCACGAAACCGACCTTCTTCACTATGCCACTGAACAGTTAATGGAGCTGGACGGCTTGCGCATTATTGGTCAGGCGAAGCAAAAAATCGGGGTCATTTCATTTGTTATGGAAGGCATTCACCATCAGGACATTGGTGTGATCCTAGATCAACAGGGCATTGCCGTCCGAACGGGCCACCACTGCACAATGCCCCTGATGCAACGCTTCGGCATTGCCGGAACTACGCGGGCCTCATTTGCGGTTTATAACACCAGAGACGAAGTAGACCGACTCATTCAAGGCCTACGCCGAGTGCAGAAAATGATGTTGTGA
- a CDS encoding DUF59 domain-containing protein encodes MTDEALKEQVILALKGVYDPEIPVDVYELGLIYDIKIFPVNNVYILMTLTSPSCPSAGSIPAEIEEKVRAIEGVNDVSVELTFDPPYSTELMSEVAKLELGFM; translated from the coding sequence ATGACAGACGAAGCATTAAAAGAACAAGTTATCCTGGCCCTGAAGGGAGTTTATGACCCCGAAATTCCGGTCGATGTATACGAACTGGGGCTCATTTACGACATCAAGATATTTCCGGTCAACAACGTGTATATCCTGATGACGTTAACGTCACCCTCCTGCCCATCGGCGGGTTCGATCCCGGCCGAAATTGAAGAGAAAGTACGAGCTATCGAAGGCGTCAATGATGTAAGTGTTGAACTGACGTTCGACCCTCCCTACTCAACCGAACTGATGTCGGAAGTAGCGAAACTAGAACTTGGCTTTATGTAA
- a CDS encoding type II toxin-antitoxin system RelE/ParE family toxin, with protein MTLIWNDEAKEDVRKAYSDYFEISPSLADDWSDELDKKLGLLLQFPEMGRRVPDFNISFIREVFVRKYRLVYQYQDDILRILGVRPMGQPLGRF; from the coding sequence ATGACATTGATTTGGAATGACGAGGCTAAAGAGGATGTTCGAAAAGCCTATAGTGATTACTTTGAGATCTCCCCTTCCCTGGCTGACGATTGGTCGGACGAGTTAGATAAAAAACTAGGATTATTATTGCAATTTCCAGAAATGGGGCGCCGAGTACCTGATTTTAATATTAGTTTTATTAGAGAGGTATTTGTTAGAAAATATCGGCTTGTCTATCAATATCAGGATGATATACTCCGCATTTTAGGGGTTCGCCCTATGGGGCAACCACTTGGCAGATTCTAA
- a CDS encoding porin family protein, giving the protein MKRILAVIALLGLSTAAWAQYQNEYMGSSIYDRYVTFNISARYGVAFPMGGQQGYIDRISPTNLALDGEWLFPKRFSIGLKTGYQYTHQRMPRQVYEYDSQSISAVQTRTLSVIPAMVSLSYYFADNAAAIRPYIQMAGGGAFIDYTNYFGPLADQKSGFKGAIAPAIGLKFYGKREQGLGAEIQAQYQNVFFNYDLLKNSAPSLMLSAGIIYRWY; this is encoded by the coding sequence ATGAAACGTATCCTCGCAGTAATTGCCCTGCTTGGCCTCAGTACGGCGGCCTGGGCACAGTACCAAAATGAGTACATGGGTTCATCGATCTACGATCGGTATGTAACCTTCAATATTTCGGCCCGCTATGGAGTGGCTTTCCCGATGGGTGGTCAGCAGGGCTATATCGACCGCATTTCGCCAACCAACCTCGCGCTGGATGGTGAATGGCTCTTTCCGAAACGCTTTTCGATTGGCTTAAAAACGGGCTATCAGTACACGCACCAGCGGATGCCCCGGCAAGTGTATGAATACGACTCGCAGTCGATCTCAGCCGTTCAGACCCGAACCCTCTCGGTGATTCCGGCCATGGTTTCGCTATCGTATTATTTTGCCGATAACGCAGCGGCCATTCGTCCGTATATTCAGATGGCAGGAGGTGGTGCATTCATTGATTACACCAACTATTTCGGGCCGCTGGCCGACCAGAAAAGCGGGTTTAAAGGGGCCATCGCCCCGGCTATTGGCCTTAAATTTTACGGCAAACGCGAACAGGGGCTTGGTGCCGAAATCCAGGCCCAATACCAGAACGTGTTTTTCAACTACGATCTGCTGAAAAACTCTGCTCCCTCGCTCATGCTTTCGGCAGGGATCATTTATCGGTGGTATTAA
- a CDS encoding DUF4136 domain-containing protein — protein MKKYHQRQLRKGGLWALLLLAVGGSLSACRDKAIDDLSAADSPVYITNYDKSVNFGQYKTFSLPDSVLVETNNGYQPAQNSVSTQFVNNIANTLTARGFQRVSKGDSADLGVAIIRVNKQYTGVGVDPYGYYSSYWGYGYGGLGGYYPYYPTYYTYQVSDQYWEIQIVDLKNSTTNASGQKQVNVIYDATIRGTDVTDTQSVDAATTAIFNQSTYLQASR, from the coding sequence ATGAAGAAGTACCATCAACGTCAACTAAGGAAAGGAGGCCTTTGGGCGCTCCTACTGCTAGCCGTAGGCGGAAGTCTGAGTGCCTGCCGCGATAAGGCTATTGATGACTTAAGTGCCGCCGATAGCCCGGTTTACATTACCAATTACGATAAGTCGGTCAACTTCGGTCAATACAAAACGTTTAGCCTACCCGATTCGGTACTTGTCGAAACCAATAACGGCTACCAACCAGCTCAGAACAGCGTTTCTACCCAGTTTGTAAACAATATCGCCAACACGCTCACAGCGCGGGGTTTTCAGCGAGTAAGTAAAGGGGACAGTGCCGATCTGGGAGTTGCCATTATCCGGGTCAACAAGCAGTATACAGGTGTTGGAGTCGATCCATACGGCTATTATTCGAGTTACTGGGGCTATGGCTACGGAGGCCTGGGTGGATATTATCCTTACTATCCGACCTATTACACTTATCAGGTTTCTGACCAATACTGGGAAATTCAGATTGTCGATCTGAAAAACAGCACGACTAACGCCAGTGGTCAAAAGCAGGTGAATGTCATTTACGACGCTACCATCCGGGGCACCGACGTTACAGATACGCAGTCCGTCGATGCCGCCACCACAGCTATTTTCAATCAATCCACGTATTTACAGGCTAGTCGCTAA
- the eboC gene encoding UbiA-like protein EboC (EboC, a homolog the polyprenyltransferase UbiA, belongs to system of proteins involved in the trafficking of precursor metabolites to an extracytoplasmic compartment so that the biosynthesis of certain natural products, such as scytonemin, can be completed.), whose translation MIKALLSLTRPANLVTSVADVLAGMSIAGYFLIPNFDLAAIAWLCLATVGLYGGGVVFNDVFDAELDAIERPERPIPSGVVSKQAASILGGSLLTVGILASFWVNQTAGLLSIAISAAALIYDRFGKHHNWLGPVNMGLCRGLNLLLGVSILPDQVMPWVWVGLVPIVYIAAITMISRGEVHGGSPITLRVAGLLYALVIGCVAALAQWRQQLGTAFPFLVLFGYSIFPPLWRAVKEPIGRNIGLAVKAGVLSLIIMNAAWVAAFASFPLALIVFLLLPLSRFLAKAFAVT comes from the coding sequence ATGATAAAGGCGCTTCTTTCGCTTACTCGCCCGGCGAATCTGGTAACGTCGGTGGCCGATGTACTGGCGGGTATGTCTATTGCAGGGTATTTCCTGATCCCGAATTTCGATCTGGCTGCGATAGCCTGGCTTTGTCTGGCTACTGTCGGCTTGTATGGTGGTGGGGTAGTGTTCAACGATGTATTCGATGCTGAACTGGACGCCATTGAACGACCCGAACGCCCAATCCCGAGCGGTGTCGTCAGCAAACAGGCGGCTAGTATTCTGGGGGGCAGCTTGCTGACGGTTGGTATCCTGGCATCGTTCTGGGTCAATCAGACGGCTGGTTTATTGTCGATAGCCATTTCGGCGGCTGCCCTCATCTACGACCGCTTTGGCAAGCACCACAATTGGCTGGGCCCCGTCAATATGGGGTTATGCCGGGGGCTTAATTTACTGCTGGGGGTGAGTATTCTGCCCGATCAGGTGATGCCGTGGGTCTGGGTGGGGTTGGTGCCGATTGTGTACATAGCCGCTATCACGATGATCAGCCGGGGCGAAGTACATGGCGGTAGCCCGATTACGCTGCGTGTAGCGGGTCTGCTGTATGCACTGGTGATTGGCTGTGTAGCGGCACTGGCGCAATGGCGACAACAGTTGGGAACCGCTTTCCCATTTCTGGTACTGTTCGGTTATTCTATTTTTCCTCCACTCTGGCGTGCCGTAAAAGAGCCGATTGGCCGCAATATTGGTCTGGCTGTAAAGGCAGGCGTGTTGTCGCTGATTATTATGAATGCAGCCTGGGTAGCTGCTTTTGCCTCGTTTCCGCTGGCGTTAATCGTATTCTTATTACTACCTCTTTCCCGGTTTTTAGCGAAAGCTTTTGCCGTAACGTAA